The sequence tgcggtttaagtcgattttacgcccgttttattatcatttggagttcattgactattatttcatgatttcacggtcgggtgtagttttgactgtttggatgcagaaatgAGTGATACtggagcatggagtgtaaggaacatgttaaagagaagagttttgagagaatcgagcccaaaaatcgagaaaagatgaagattctGAAGTCGGGACGAAAAGGGGCATTTCGGCGGTCAAAGGAGTTGATCGCCGAATTTGGGCATTTTGAAGagcaaaaacggcgaccaactcggcgatcgccgagttggccGCCGAAATCCCTGGACTGGAATTATGCTAGGAGGAGAAAAAatggcgatcgccgtttttggGCGATTTTTAGGCCAAATTCGGCGACCGTCGAACGGGCCGCCGTTTTGGTCGCGCATTTTTGAAGCCTCTGCGtttttacatttttcaatgttattttcgatttttaaactcttattttaccctaagactataaataggtcctcttttgacctatctagggttcccagacttattatttcagttttctagcttagaatattattgttttccagttttcaaggcttggatcaagattgaagattcaagccgctacaatcattcttattcggtttttatacaatttggtttatacaattgcgttctttttaattatgtttatgttttattttacgaTGTCTGGCTAattcgttaatctgaacctagggtttgtacatagctgattaattatgtgtttttgatttattgatatcaatttgccttccaacttgtgattcatgatttctggtgcctgttttcttgtgaattacctgatcaataatttacatgtttagctgctcagtttgagtcttgaatgcgataattgttcagccgattcaggaatgcatgatatagtattAGCCTTGAGTTttgaatgcgacaggtgaagctataggaaactattctttgtgtgctatttggagttagtttattccttggagtcttgaatgtgaaaaggagtaaattaatctacgttcataggtgttcattagagaagcttgtgaaaaaTCTTTCATCAgagttggattaaattggtaattgaatcgatagattaaatgcatgtagtaaattagtaaaagtacatccctagggtcagagttttctttCTATTTGATTTAGTTATCATTGTTTCTCTGCTACTTAGATTTTATTCTGTTAACTTTAGTTTTTGATTCACCTTCCTATTTTGTTTTGCCTGtttactgtgagagtctgtttaggaaatagatagagtaatttcgttataatagtccttgtggatacgatactctgcttgctgttttcgtgctacaattacaccgtttTAGTTGCggttttgttgctataaaaatagtgatcacggATCTACTATGTCTCGTCCTACAGGTAGAGACAAAGctaaaaggaaaggaaaaggtAAGGCAATGGCATCTGAATCAAATGAAATGTATGAAGAAATCTGTGCATTGAGACTTAGTAGAGATCATGAAAATGAGATAATGACTGCTAAAATTGAAGTAGAACGTGAAAAGTTTAAAATGAATTCTCTGAAGTTGGAAAAGAAAATGTTGGTCGCATTGTTGGCGAAGGACCATTTATCTGCAGAAAGGAAGAGATGAAAAGCCACCTCATTGCCATTTTATTTCCGAAGTAGTTTtgcaattatgtaattttaatttatgtttcaatggtgtaattttaatttatgttatttcAATTCTGCATTGCTCTATgtaatttgtttgaattttcaatCCAACTGTTGAACATGCAAGTGTCTCTGACACTCTTCACGTGATAATCCATCATAATTGTCCTGCCATTTCACATCTCGATGTCCATAACATTTTTCCTCCTTTTAACATGCAAATGTCTATCACACATTTTCTGACATTTCACATGCACACTTTAATCTTTGCCATTCACATGCACACTTTAGTCTCTGTCATTCACATGCACACTTAATAATTTTCCTGCCATTTCACATGCATCCAAATGTCTCAACAACGACAAATGAATGGTTCACATGCACATGTcaaacaacttaaattaaaatttttcactgcatttatttttctatataaCATACCTCATATCCAGTACCTAACTCATTCTAAAGCCaaaatgtcttcttcttcttcttcttcttcatcttcatcttcagatGAATGGGAAGAACGACGTTATCAACAAAATCGTCAAATTGATCGCATTATTGACGATATGCTCATAAACAATCCCAATCTTATTTTAGGAACTTCTTCTTCCACCACTAAAAAAAGGTATTGTGATAGGGAACGTGAAGTTGGTGAGCAACGTTTGATGAGTGATTATTTTGTCCCTAATCCAACGTATACTTCGGAGCTCTTCCGGCGTAGATTTCGCATGCAAAAATCATTGTTCCTTCGTATAGTAGATGTTGTTACTGTTAACGATGAATATTTTCAACAGAGACCCGATTGCACGGGTAGGCAAGGCCTTTCACCACTACAAAAATGCACTAGAGCTATGAGGGTGTTGGCTTATGGAACCGCAACCGATGCCGTTGATGAATACTTACGAATGAGTTCAACAGTCACGAGGGATGCTGTCATTCATTTCGTAGAAGGTATCATTTCTTGCTTTGGTGACACATACCTTAGAAGGCCCAATCAACAAGATTTGCATAGACTACTCTATGCTGGGGAACAACGTGGTTTCTCCGGCATGATTGGAAGtattgattgcatgcattgggaaTGGAAGAAATGTCCTACTGCCTGGGCTGGTCAATATGCAGGAAGAAGTGAAAAACCAACAATCATTTTGGAAGCCGTTGCATCATATGATTTATGGATATGGCATGCGTTCTTTGGAACTCCAGGTTCGTGCAATGATATCAATGTACTTCATCGATCTCCCGTTTTTAGCGATATTTTAGAAGGTAGAGCACCTAAGATAAGTTATGTGGTCAATGGTCGTCAAAATGATAGAGCTTATTATCTTACAGCCTCTTGGGTTGCATTTGTCAAGAAAATTTCAAGTCCAGTGCTCCGGAAGCACAAGTTGTTCGCTCAACACCAAGAGGCTGTAAGAAAAGATGTCGAGAGAGCCTTCAGAGTTCTACAAGCTCGATTTGCATTTATTCGACGTCCTTGTCTCATTTGGGATAGGATTTTGATGGGAAAAATTATGATGGCT comes from Salvia miltiorrhiza cultivar Shanhuang (shh) chromosome 3, IMPLAD_Smil_shh, whole genome shotgun sequence and encodes:
- the LOC131018733 gene encoding uncharacterized protein LOC131018733, which gives rise to MSSSSSSSSSSSSDEWEERRYQQNRQIDRIIDDMLINNPNLILGTSSSTTKKRYCDREREVGEQRLMSDYFVPNPTYTSELFRRRFRMQKSLFLRIVDVVTVNDEYFQQRPDCTGRQGLSPLQKCTRAMRVLAYGTATDAVDEYLRMSSTVTRDAVIHFVEGIISCFGDTYLRRPNQQDLHRLLYAGEQRGFSGMIGSIDCMHWEWKKCPTAWAGQYAGRSEKPTIILEAVASYDLWIWHAFFGTPGSCNDINVLHRSPVFSDILEGRAPKISYVVNGRQNDRAYYLTASWVAFVKKISSPVLRKHKLFAQHQEAVRKDVERAFRVLQARFAFIRRPCLIWDRILMGKIMMACIIMHNMIVEDERDTYQNYYDPTEFLMDLPADEDVSIHYSTDRIASLSNYMINMDRLRNREAHKALQKELIEHIWAKFGTTN